Proteins encoded within one genomic window of Dermacentor silvarum isolate Dsil-2018 unplaced genomic scaffold, BIME_Dsil_1.4 Seq764, whole genome shotgun sequence:
- the LOC125941976 gene encoding uncharacterized protein LOC125941976, translated as MLSSSVMTPLSRLSYLVFLLHPVPIYVHVASVRESFQLDHYYMCTLYFGILVTSILMAYVAYLTVEAPFAALERLMRSPPKAASSRVQTPMTTLTMEPPQQQQQQQQQQQHKAAEGWRSPPRSAPAATSAALNGGNSTVTLAIAKTPESSHL; from the exons ATGCTGTCGTCTTCTGTCATGACCCCACTGAGCCGACTCAGCTACCTGGTGTTTCTGCTGCATCCGGTGCCCATCTACGTACACGTGGCCTCCGTGCGAGAGTCCTTTCAGCTGGACCACTACTACATG TGCACGCTGTATTTTGGCATCTTGGTGACATCTATCCTAATGGCGTACGTGGCTTACCTGACGGTTGAGGCCCCCTTCGCTGCTCTGGAGAGACTTATGCGGTCGCCGCCGAAGGCGGCCTCTAGCCGCGTGCAGACGCCTATGACCACACTCACTATGgagccgccgcagcagcagcagcagcagcaacagcagcagcaacacaagGCGGCTGAAGGTTGGAGGTCACCACCGCGAAGTGCTCCAGCTGCCACATCTGCAGCACTGAACGGCGGAAACTCGACAGTGACGCTGGCCATCGCGAAGACACCCGAATCTAGCCATCTTTGA